The genomic region GCAGGCCTTAACACAGTTTACATGCAATTCGATGGTGTAACTGAAGAGCCTTATATTAACAACCGTGGTAAAAACCTACTTCCACAGAAACTTAAAGCTATTGAAAGATGTAGGGAAGCGGAACTAGGTATGGTACTTGTACCTACACTAGTCAAAGGTGTAAATGATCAGCAAGTTGGAGACATCATTAAATTTGCATTTGACAATAGGGATATTATCTATGGTGTTAACTTCCAACCTGTATCCTTCTCTGGAAGAATTGATACCAATCTTGTAGAACAACAAAGAATCACCATTCCAGATTTCCAAAAAGAAGTCGAAACACAATTGGATGGTCAAGTTACCACCAGTGCTTTCTATCCACCTTCCTCAGTTGAACCTGTCACAAGATTCATCTATGCTTTAGATGACAGTGTAGATCCAATCATGTTAAACTGTCACCAACACTGTGGTACAGCAACCTATGTATTTTTAGATACTGATGAGGATGGAAACTCTAAATACATTCCTATCACTGATTTCATTGATGTTGATAAATTCCTAGGTTTCTTGGATGAAAGTGCTAACAAGATTAACGAAGGTAAATTTGCAGCTAAAACAAGAATTGCAGCAAGTGCTATTAAAAACTTGTCCAGCTTTATAGATACTGATAAAGCACCAAACGGTTTGGATATTAAACATATCCTTTATGAGGTATTTAAGAACAAGTCCTATGATGCTTTAGGCGAATTCTCTAAGAATGCCATGTTGATTTCCTGTATGCACTTTATGGATCCATACAACTTTGATGAGGACAGGGTTCAAAAATGTATTATTCATTATGCAGTTCCTGATGGTAGAATCATACCATTCTGTACAATGAACTCAAGATACAGATCCGGTATTGAGGAAGAATTCTCAGTTCCTTATACTAAAGAAGCTGTAAAAGAAGTTTTAGATATAGAAAATAAAAGCTAAATAAGTTTGATACTTATTTGCTATTTTTAATCTATTTTTTATTAATTTTTTAAAATATTAAATTTACTAATTTTTAATTGATTTATTATATTTTACTATTTCTTTTTTAAGGAAAAATTTAAGGTATTTAATTTAGAAATATATATGAAGTTAAAAAAATTTTTATAAAATCCTGATTTTATAATGGTATTTTTTTTGGTTTGGAAAAATTTAAAATGGTAAATCTTGATTTTATAAAAGTATTAATTGGTTGAGGAAAATTAAATGATAATAAAAACACCATCCCGTCTTCATATGGCTCTTATTAATATGGATGGATCAAATGGTAGAATGGACGGAGGAATTGGTCTTACATTAAGTAAACCAAATCTAGTTTTAAAAGGAGATTTTTCACAAAGTAATAATATCACTGTCGAATTTAAAGAGGAACTTAATGATGATGCTATATCTGAGTATAGTTCTAAAATTAAAGAAACAGCAAAAATAGTTTGTGATTATTATAACATTGAGGAAGGTTTTGATTTTGAAGTTCTTGAACATATTCCAAATCATAGTGGTTTAGGTTCTGGAACACAGATAGCTCTAGCTACTGCTAAAATTATCACGGAATTAAAAGGTATTGAGGTATCTGCAGTTGAATTATCTGCAATTGTTGGTAGAGGAGGTACCTCTGGGATAGGTACTTTTGCATTTGATAATGGGGGATTTATTGTAGATGGGGGCCATAGTCGTAGTG from Methanobrevibacter boviskoreani JH1 harbors:
- the tes gene encoding tetraether lipid synthase Tes, which produces MIKKTKSLCPECFKPVDAEVYEENGKIMIKKTCPEHGEFTNTYWSDAKLYEKADSFPTTATKIDNPQIKRNSGCPNNCGLCEQHQTSTVLGLIDVTNRCNLKCPVCFANAAVSKRLFEPTRAEIRMMLQNLRNLKPVPTPAIQYAGGEPTVRNDLPELIKMAKDEGFVHVQIATNGLRLGRKKGYAEELKEAGLNTVYMQFDGVTEEPYINNRGKNLLPQKLKAIERCREAELGMVLVPTLVKGVNDQQVGDIIKFAFDNRDIIYGVNFQPVSFSGRIDTNLVEQQRITIPDFQKEVETQLDGQVTTSAFYPPSSVEPVTRFIYALDDSVDPIMLNCHQHCGTATYVFLDTDEDGNSKYIPITDFIDVDKFLGFLDESANKINEGKFAAKTRIAASAIKNLSSFIDTDKAPNGLDIKHILYEVFKNKSYDALGEFSKNAMLISCMHFMDPYNFDEDRVQKCIIHYAVPDGRIIPFCTMNSRYRSGIEEEFSVPYTKEAVKEVLDIENKS